Proteins encoded in a region of the Triticum dicoccoides isolate Atlit2015 ecotype Zavitan chromosome 3A, WEW_v2.0, whole genome shotgun sequence genome:
- the LOC119268155 gene encoding bZIP transcription factor 44-like, whose product MASPGPGTASTVTSSSAGSEATRAPPAALTEERNRKRKESNRLSAQRSRARKLLQVDELEAEAAALRARNCAVAAAAQEAARRCAVVQAENELLHARALELGARLESLAELIQYMDAAAAMGASSIPLAGVNGNALPQQPILQTELYCNYSYYC is encoded by the coding sequence ATGGCCTCTCCCGGTCCCGGCACGGCGTCTACCGTCACGTCGTCGTCGGCCGGCTCGGAGGCGACACGGGCGCCGCCTGCGGCGCTGACGGAGGAGAGGAACCGCAAGCGCAAGGAGTCGAACCGGCTATCCGCGCAGCGGTCGCGCGCGCGCAAACTGCTGCAGGTGGACGagctggaggcggaggcggcagcgcTGCGCGCCCGGAACTGCGCCGTGGCAGCGGCTGCACAGGAGGCCGCGCGCCGGTGCGCGGTCGTTCAGGCCGAGAACGAGCTCCTGCATGCGCGGGCGCTGGAGCTGGGCGCGCGCCTCGAGTCCCTCGCCGAGCTGATCCAGTACATGGACGCGGCCGCCGCCATGGGTGCTTCCTCCATCCCGCTCGCCGGCGTCAACGGCAACGCCTTGCCCCAGCAGCCGATCCTGCAAACGGAGTTGTACTGCAACTACTCCTACTACTGCTAG